One Cupriavidus taiwanensis LMG 19424 DNA segment encodes these proteins:
- the fdxH gene encoding formate dehydrogenase subunit beta, with translation MNSQNIIRRSASSELTPAPRIRDHQMEVAKLIDVSICIGCKACQVACNEWNDLRGDVQENVGIYDNPRDLSPNTWTLMRFTEHEDQAGKLEWLIRKDGCMHCEDPGCLKACPAPGAIVQYANGIVDFQSDLCIGCGYCVAGCPFDVPRISKLDNKAYKCTLCSDRVAVGQEPACVKTCPTGAIAFGSKAEMQSLGAERVAELNERGYANAGVYDPAGVGGTHVMYVLQHADDAERYAGLPKNPEISTLVAGWKDGLKPTAAVVGAAAVVGMAAHFMAVGPNTTDTGHDGASDPATDGTTSGDGK, from the coding sequence ATGAACTCACAGAACATCATCCGCCGCTCGGCTTCGTCCGAGCTGACGCCGGCGCCGCGCATCCGCGACCACCAGATGGAAGTAGCCAAGCTGATCGACGTGTCGATCTGCATCGGCTGCAAGGCGTGCCAGGTCGCCTGCAACGAATGGAACGACCTGCGCGGCGACGTGCAGGAGAACGTCGGCATCTACGACAATCCGCGCGACCTGTCGCCCAACACCTGGACCCTGATGCGCTTCACCGAGCATGAGGATCAGGCCGGCAAGCTGGAATGGCTGATCCGCAAGGACGGCTGCATGCATTGCGAGGATCCCGGCTGCCTGAAAGCCTGTCCCGCGCCTGGCGCCATCGTGCAGTATGCGAACGGCATCGTCGATTTCCAGTCCGACCTGTGCATCGGCTGCGGCTATTGCGTCGCCGGCTGCCCGTTCGACGTGCCGCGCATCTCGAAGCTGGACAACAAGGCCTACAAATGCACGCTGTGCTCCGACCGCGTCGCGGTCGGACAGGAGCCGGCCTGCGTCAAGACCTGCCCCACCGGCGCCATCGCCTTCGGCTCGAAGGCGGAGATGCAGTCGCTTGGCGCCGAGCGCGTAGCCGAGCTCAACGAGCGCGGCTATGCCAACGCCGGCGTCTATGACCCGGCGGGGGTCGGCGGCACCCACGTGATGTACGTGCTGCAGCATGCCGACGACGCGGAGCGCTACGCGGGCCTGCCGAAGAATCCGGAGATCAGCACCCTGGTCGCAGGCTGGAAGGATGGCCTGAAACCCACCGCCGCGGTCGTCGGCGCGGCCGCGGTCGTGGGCATGGCCGCGCATTTCATGGCGGTCGGCCCGAATACCACCGACACCGGCCACGACGGCGCGAGTGATCCCGCCACTGACGGCACGACAAGCGGAGACGGGAAATGA
- a CDS encoding formate dehydrogenase subunit gamma: MTRPDDSILRTKFAERLCHWAVVLCFFLAAVSGISWFFPTVSWMSGLLGTPQLARLLHPFLGIAVFAGLCFMFARFVGDNLPARTDAIWFRRIRDVLMNRHGGEPLRIGKYNAGQKVLFWLIMASILVLLVSGLVMWRTYFAEYFPIVVLRLAILAHAVAGIGLILLILGHIYLAIWVRGSITGMVTGYVSRAWARQHHDRWHGELEAKEARAANAKGHGQ, from the coding sequence ATGACGCGCCCCGACGACAGCATCCTGCGCACGAAATTCGCCGAGCGGCTGTGCCACTGGGCGGTCGTGCTGTGCTTCTTCCTTGCCGCGGTGTCGGGCATTTCATGGTTCTTCCCGACGGTGAGCTGGATGAGCGGCCTGCTGGGCACGCCGCAGCTGGCGCGCCTGCTGCACCCGTTCCTCGGCATTGCGGTGTTTGCCGGCCTTTGCTTCATGTTCGCGCGCTTCGTGGGCGACAACCTGCCGGCGCGCACTGACGCGATCTGGTTCCGCCGCATCCGCGACGTGCTGATGAACCGGCATGGCGGCGAACCGCTGCGGATCGGCAAGTACAACGCCGGCCAGAAAGTGCTGTTCTGGCTGATCATGGCTTCGATACTGGTGCTGCTGGTCTCCGGGCTGGTCATGTGGCGCACGTATTTCGCCGAATATTTTCCGATTGTTGTCCTGCGCCTGGCGATCCTGGCCCATGCCGTGGCCGGGATCGGGCTGATCCTGCTGATCCTGGGCCACATCTATCTGGCGATCTGGGTACGCGGCTCGATCACGGGGATGGTGACCGGCTATGTCTCGCGCGCGTGGGCCAGGCAGCACCATGACCGGTGGCATGGCGAACTGGAAGCGAAAGAGGCGCGGGCGGCGAACGCAAAGGGGCATGGGCAATGA
- the fdhE gene encoding formate dehydrogenase accessory protein FdhE — translation MTQHPHMPEALPPDQASRHFAPLIQSDLSQLYSRRAARLHALAEGHDHAPYLHWAARVTEVQATLLPEAGACGPLAGGAIAHAGHCMGLLDRLIERLAQDVPAPVAPHLAALRGLAAAERLAATQALAAGRFDAVPAAIAPLLWAALSLQCASAARAAPLPPGGSAEPPVCPLCGTAPVASLILSGEHHGMRYLHCPLCESAWHMVRAKCSNCGSAADLDYLSFDTAEATVRAESCGVCRGYLKVVSLERDPHAEAVADDLATLALDDAVAGEGFQRTGFNPFALPG, via the coding sequence ATGACGCAGCATCCGCACATGCCGGAGGCGCTGCCGCCGGACCAGGCCTCGCGGCATTTCGCGCCGCTGATCCAGTCCGACCTTTCCCAGCTTTACAGCCGCCGCGCCGCGCGCCTGCATGCGCTGGCCGAAGGCCACGACCATGCCCCTTACCTGCACTGGGCCGCCCGCGTGACCGAGGTGCAGGCGACCCTGCTGCCCGAAGCCGGCGCATGCGGGCCGCTGGCAGGCGGCGCGATTGCGCATGCGGGGCATTGCATGGGCCTGCTCGACCGTCTGATCGAGCGGCTTGCGCAAGACGTTCCCGCGCCGGTCGCACCCCATCTCGCAGCACTGCGCGGCCTTGCCGCGGCGGAACGCCTGGCGGCCACGCAGGCGCTGGCCGCGGGCCGCTTCGACGCCGTGCCGGCGGCGATTGCGCCGTTGCTGTGGGCCGCGCTGTCCCTGCAATGCGCCAGCGCCGCGCGTGCGGCGCCGCTGCCCCCCGGCGGCAGCGCCGAGCCGCCGGTCTGCCCGCTGTGCGGCACCGCCCCGGTGGCAAGCCTGATCCTGAGCGGCGAGCACCACGGCATGCGCTACCTGCATTGCCCGCTGTGCGAAAGCGCGTGGCACATGGTGCGGGCCAAATGCAGCAACTGCGGCTCCGCCGCCGACCTCGACTACCTCAGCTTCGATACCGCCGAAGCCACGGTGCGAGCCGAGAGCTGCGGCGTGTGCCGCGGTTATCTGAAGGTGGTGTCGCTGGAGCGGGATCCGCATGCCGAAGCGGTGGCCGATGATCTGGCCACGCTGGCGCTCGACGATGCCGTGGCGGGGGAAGGCTTTCAACGTACCGGGTTCAATCCGTTCGCCTTGCCGGGATGA
- a CDS encoding Dyp-type peroxidase has protein sequence MPTSLPEPQAVASSITRSAIFLVATLADGDAHAETVRAWCADVAAVVRAVGHRVPDGNLSCVCGFGSDAWDRLFGAPRPAALHPFREFGAGERMAPATPGDLLLHIRAEAMDLCFELATQLLGKLGDAVRVVDEVHGFRNFDMRAMIGFVDGTENPTGREAAGFTVIGEEDAGFAGGSYVMVQKYLHDMAGWNALPVEAQELIIGRRKLSDIELDASVKPSNSHSALTTLDDNGQEVKILRNNMVFGRPGAGEFGTYFIAYARSPAPIEQMLENMFVGRPPGNYDRLLDFSRAVTGGLFFVPSADLLEALADRGGAGQ, from the coding sequence ATGCCAACCAGTCTTCCCGAACCCCAGGCCGTTGCAAGTTCCATCACCCGCAGCGCGATCTTCCTCGTCGCAACGCTTGCCGATGGCGACGCGCACGCTGAAACCGTGCGTGCATGGTGCGCCGACGTCGCCGCGGTGGTGCGTGCAGTCGGCCATCGCGTACCGGACGGCAACCTGTCCTGTGTCTGCGGCTTCGGCTCGGACGCATGGGACCGCCTCTTCGGCGCGCCCCGCCCCGCTGCGCTGCATCCCTTCCGCGAATTCGGTGCCGGCGAGCGCATGGCCCCGGCAACGCCAGGCGATCTGCTGTTGCACATCCGCGCCGAAGCGATGGACCTGTGCTTCGAGCTGGCCACGCAGCTGCTAGGCAAGCTGGGCGACGCGGTGCGGGTGGTCGACGAGGTGCATGGCTTTCGCAACTTCGACATGCGGGCGATGATCGGTTTCGTCGACGGCACCGAAAATCCGACCGGCCGCGAAGCCGCGGGCTTCACGGTAATCGGGGAAGAAGACGCCGGGTTCGCGGGCGGCAGCTACGTCATGGTGCAGAAGTACCTGCACGACATGGCAGGGTGGAACGCGTTGCCGGTCGAGGCGCAGGAACTGATCATCGGCCGCAGGAAGCTGTCGGACATCGAGCTGGACGCCAGTGTCAAGCCATCGAACTCGCACAGCGCGCTGACCACGCTTGACGACAACGGGCAGGAAGTCAAGATCCTGCGCAACAACATGGTGTTTGGCCGCCCGGGTGCGGGCGAGTTCGGCACCTACTTCATCGCCTACGCCCGCTCGCCGGCCCCGATCGAGCAGATGCTCGAGAACATGTTCGTCGGCAGGCCGCCCGGCAATTACGACCGGCTGCTCGATTTCAGCCGGGCCGTCACCGGCGGCCTGTTCTTTGTCCCGTCGGCCGACCTGCTCGAAGCGCTGGCGGACCGCGGCGGCGCCGGGCAATGA
- a CDS encoding ATP-dependent Clp protease ATP-binding subunit, producing MPTLCEICSARPAVARVTVVQDGQRKSMSICDYDYRQLLRHQDMLNPFDSLLGGGGLSRFFGGLGNGADDEAQGGFAAEVPRESVDVTDAFSEQTLELLQRAAEKAHELRRNELDTEHLLYVLSDTDVCVALLKELKLSPQDLRGYIDAHAQTGSAAPDAAVDRMTISPRLKKAFQYAFQASRELGHSYVGPEHLLIGLASVPDSIAGTLLKKYGVTPEALRQKVVKVVGKGAEDGRVDTPTGTPTLDKFGRDLTAIARQGKLDPVLGRAQEIENTIEVLARRKKNNPVLIGEPGVGKTAIVEGLAQRIVNGDVPEVLRGKRLVEINLNAMVAGAKYRGEFEERAKQLIDEVTARNDELILFIDELHTIVGAGQGGGEGGLDVANVLKPALARGELSLIGATTLNEYQKYIEKDAALERRFQPVLVPEPTVEQTIVILRGLRDKLEAHHQVTFADDAFVAAAEMSDRYITSRFLPDKAIDLIDQAAARVRIGATSRPADIQELEAEIAQLKREQDYAASRKRFDEAKAFEDRITGKQKRLDELTEAWQRKTGSETLEVTVAAIAEVVSRLTGIPVTDLTQEERQKLLKMEERLRERIVGQDDAVVAVSDAVRLSRAGLGQANRPIATFLFLGPTGVGKTELAKALAESVFGDEQAIIRIDMSEYMERHAVARLIGAPPGYVGYDEGGQLTERVRRQPYSVILLDEIEKAHPDVYNVLLQVFDDGRLTDGKGRVVDFSNTVIIATSNLGAPIIMENLEKSEASRMDDKALREALMKVLKGHFRPEFLNRIDDIIVFHALSRENIRAIVQIQLERVARTAAAQDIAVRFDAALIDHLVEVGYQPEFGARELRRQIRQQVETALARQILGDKLKSGDSVEVGFDQEREAATFRKLEAARKPKAGKASAKAAAPGKGDGGKGDGAVAAGDAAA from the coding sequence ATGCCGACCCTATGTGAAATCTGCAGTGCGCGCCCGGCCGTGGCGCGCGTCACGGTGGTTCAGGACGGCCAGCGCAAGTCCATGTCCATTTGCGACTACGACTACCGGCAGCTGCTGCGCCACCAGGACATGCTCAACCCGTTCGATTCGCTGCTGGGCGGGGGCGGCCTGTCCCGCTTCTTCGGCGGCCTCGGCAATGGCGCGGACGACGAGGCGCAGGGCGGCTTCGCCGCCGAAGTGCCACGCGAATCCGTCGACGTGACCGACGCCTTCAGCGAACAGACGCTGGAGCTGCTGCAGCGCGCGGCGGAAAAGGCCCATGAGCTGCGGCGCAATGAACTGGACACCGAGCACCTGCTCTATGTGCTGTCCGATACCGATGTCTGCGTGGCACTGCTCAAGGAGCTCAAGCTATCGCCGCAAGACCTGCGCGGCTATATCGACGCGCATGCGCAAACCGGCAGCGCCGCGCCGGACGCCGCGGTCGACCGGATGACGATCTCGCCGCGCCTGAAGAAGGCGTTCCAGTATGCGTTCCAGGCGTCGCGCGAGCTGGGGCATTCCTATGTTGGCCCGGAGCACCTGCTGATCGGGCTCGCCTCGGTGCCCGACAGTATCGCCGGGACGCTGCTGAAGAAGTACGGCGTCACGCCTGAGGCGCTGCGCCAGAAGGTGGTGAAGGTGGTGGGCAAGGGCGCGGAGGATGGCCGCGTCGACACGCCGACGGGCACGCCCACGCTCGACAAGTTCGGACGCGACCTGACCGCGATCGCGCGGCAGGGCAAGCTCGACCCGGTGCTGGGCCGGGCGCAGGAGATCGAGAACACGATCGAGGTGCTGGCGCGGCGCAAAAAGAATAACCCGGTGCTGATCGGGGAGCCCGGCGTGGGCAAGACCGCGATCGTGGAAGGGCTGGCGCAGCGCATCGTCAACGGCGACGTGCCGGAGGTGCTGCGCGGCAAACGCCTGGTCGAGATCAACCTCAATGCCATGGTGGCGGGGGCGAAGTACCGCGGCGAGTTCGAGGAACGTGCCAAGCAGCTGATCGATGAGGTCACCGCCCGGAACGATGAACTGATCCTGTTCATCGACGAGCTGCACACCATCGTCGGGGCCGGACAGGGCGGCGGCGAGGGCGGCCTGGACGTTGCCAACGTGCTCAAGCCCGCGCTGGCGCGCGGCGAACTGAGCCTGATCGGCGCGACCACGCTGAACGAGTACCAGAAGTACATCGAGAAAGACGCGGCGCTGGAACGGCGCTTCCAGCCGGTGCTGGTGCCCGAGCCCACCGTGGAGCAGACCATCGTCATCCTGCGCGGCCTGCGCGACAAGCTCGAGGCGCACCACCAGGTCACCTTTGCCGACGATGCATTCGTGGCCGCGGCAGAAATGTCGGACCGCTACATCACATCGCGCTTCCTGCCGGACAAGGCCATCGACCTGATCGACCAGGCCGCGGCGCGCGTGCGCATCGGCGCGACCTCGCGGCCCGCCGACATCCAGGAACTGGAGGCGGAGATCGCGCAGCTCAAGCGCGAGCAGGACTATGCCGCGTCGCGCAAGCGCTTTGACGAGGCCAAGGCCTTCGAGGACCGCATCACCGGCAAGCAAAAGCGGCTCGATGAGCTGACGGAGGCATGGCAGCGCAAGACCGGCTCGGAAACACTGGAAGTCACGGTCGCGGCCATTGCCGAGGTGGTGTCGCGGCTGACCGGCATCCCGGTGACCGATCTCACGCAAGAGGAACGCCAGAAGCTGCTGAAGATGGAAGAGCGGCTGCGCGAGCGCATCGTGGGGCAGGATGACGCGGTGGTCGCGGTGAGCGACGCGGTGCGCCTGTCGCGCGCGGGGCTCGGCCAGGCCAACCGGCCGATCGCGACCTTTCTCTTCCTCGGGCCGACTGGCGTGGGCAAGACCGAGCTGGCCAAGGCGCTCGCGGAATCCGTGTTCGGCGACGAACAGGCCATCATCCGTATCGACATGTCCGAGTACATGGAGCGCCATGCGGTGGCACGTCTGATTGGCGCGCCGCCGGGCTATGTCGGCTACGACGAGGGCGGGCAGCTGACCGAGCGGGTCCGCCGCCAGCCCTATAGCGTGATCCTGCTGGACGAGATCGAGAAGGCCCACCCCGACGTGTACAACGTGCTGCTGCAGGTCTTCGACGACGGTCGCCTGACCGACGGCAAGGGCCGCGTGGTGGATTTCAGCAACACCGTCATCATCGCCACGAGCAACCTGGGCGCCCCGATCATCATGGAGAACCTGGAGAAGTCAGAGGCATCCCGCATGGATGACAAGGCGCTGCGCGAAGCGCTGATGAAGGTGCTGAAGGGACACTTCCGGCCCGAGTTTCTCAATCGCATCGATGACATCATCGTGTTCCACGCGCTTTCGCGCGAGAACATCCGCGCGATCGTGCAGATCCAGCTCGAGCGCGTCGCGCGCACTGCCGCCGCGCAGGATATTGCGGTCAGGTTCGATGCGGCGCTGATCGATCATCTGGTCGAGGTGGGCTACCAGCCGGAGTTCGGTGCGCGCGAGCTGCGGCGCCAGATCCGCCAGCAGGTCGAAACCGCGCTGGCGCGGCAGATACTGGGCGACAAGCTGAAATCCGGGGACAGTGTCGAGGTGGGCTTCGACCAGGAGCGCGAGGCGGCGACCTTCAGGAAGCTGGAAGCGGCGCGCAAGCCGAAGGCCGGCAAGGCGAGTGCCAAGGCTGCTGCGCCCGGCAAGGGGGATGGCGGTAAGGGGGATGGCGCCGTTGCTGCCGGTGATGCCGCAGCCTGA